A part of Maridesulfovibrio hydrothermalis AM13 = DSM 14728 genomic DNA contains:
- a CDS encoding adenine phosphoribosyltransferase produces MNLRDHIRDVPNFPKEGIVYFDITPLLADPSAFQYTIDMMAERFSDYKADKIAAAEARGFIFGAPLAYKLGIGFVPIRKPGKLPYKTVSVDYDLEYGTDSLSMHIDAVDKGEDILLIDDVLATGGTAEGMVKLVEKAGGNVSGIGFLVELGFLKGREKLAGVSTQNLLQL; encoded by the coding sequence ATGAATTTGAGGGATCATATCCGGGATGTGCCCAACTTTCCTAAAGAAGGTATCGTATACTTTGACATTACCCCCCTTCTGGCGGACCCGAGTGCGTTTCAATACACTATTGACATGATGGCTGAACGTTTCAGCGACTACAAAGCTGACAAAATAGCTGCCGCAGAGGCACGTGGATTCATTTTCGGCGCACCGCTGGCATACAAACTCGGTATCGGCTTTGTGCCCATCCGTAAGCCCGGCAAACTGCCATATAAAACCGTTTCCGTAGATTATGACCTTGAATACGGAACCGACAGTCTGAGCATGCACATTGACGCAGTTGATAAGGGTGAAGACATCCTCCTTATCGACGATGTTCTTGCCACAGGCGGAACTGCTGAAGGCATGGTTAAACTTGTTGAAAAAGCAGGTGGAAATGTTTCCGGAATCGGTTTTCTGGTTGAGCTTGGGTTCCTTAAAGGAAGAGAAAAGCTTGCCGGAGTTTCCACTCAAAACCTTCTCCAGCTTTAA
- a CDS encoding NCS2 family permease — protein sequence MYSLLNTYFKIEEHGSTVSREIMAGMTTFATMAYIIIVNPKILEAAGIPFGPSMVATIISAAFGTMAMGLYAKRPFAVAPYMGENAFIAFTVVKVMGHTWQTALGAIFFGGMLFVIFTITGIRSWLINAIPKNLKNAFVVGIGLFLAFIGLNTTGIISIGVPGAPVHIGDLTNIPVLLAIGCFFLTTLLMVWKVDGAIIFGILTTSAATMLLGVTHFPSSYFSMPPSLEPTLFKLDIIGALNWGFISVILTVFILDFLDTMGTLYAVSHRAGLLDKNGNLPQMERPLLVDAVTTVFASLIGTTTTGVFVESATGIEAGGRTGLTAVTTALLFLAALFLSPLLTAIPACAYGPSLIIVGMLMIAPCKDLELDDISELVPAFLVIILMSFTYNLGIGMTAGFIAYPLMKTATGKFAEISAGLWILCALSIIFFLACPH from the coding sequence ATGTATTCACTTTTAAATACATATTTCAAGATAGAAGAACATGGATCGACTGTCAGTCGCGAAATAATGGCAGGCATGACAACGTTTGCGACTATGGCCTATATTATCATCGTTAATCCTAAAATTCTTGAGGCCGCAGGAATTCCCTTCGGTCCCAGTATGGTAGCAACAATTATCAGTGCCGCGTTCGGGACAATGGCTATGGGCTTGTATGCCAAACGCCCTTTTGCCGTGGCTCCTTATATGGGCGAAAATGCTTTTATTGCTTTCACCGTAGTCAAAGTGATGGGGCACACATGGCAGACTGCTCTAGGTGCAATATTTTTCGGAGGGATGCTTTTTGTCATTTTCACGATCACCGGAATCAGATCATGGTTAATCAATGCCATCCCAAAAAATCTTAAAAATGCATTCGTAGTCGGAATCGGTCTTTTCCTTGCTTTTATAGGGCTTAACACCACCGGAATTATCAGTATCGGCGTTCCCGGTGCTCCGGTTCATATCGGTGATCTTACGAACATCCCGGTTCTTCTGGCAATTGGGTGCTTTTTCCTAACTACTTTACTAATGGTCTGGAAAGTTGACGGCGCGATCATCTTCGGTATCCTGACCACTTCAGCTGCGACCATGCTGCTCGGTGTAACACATTTTCCATCATCATATTTCAGCATGCCGCCGTCCCTTGAACCGACTCTTTTCAAACTTGATATAATAGGCGCGTTGAACTGGGGCTTTATCTCCGTGATTCTGACCGTGTTTATTCTCGACTTTCTGGATACCATGGGGACTCTTTACGCCGTCTCGCACCGCGCAGGTCTTCTCGATAAAAATGGCAATCTCCCGCAAATGGAGCGCCCATTACTTGTCGATGCAGTAACGACAGTCTTTGCTTCACTCATAGGAACAACAACCACCGGAGTCTTCGTAGAGTCAGCTACCGGAATAGAAGCCGGAGGACGTACCGGTCTTACAGCTGTAACTACGGCTCTGCTTTTTTTAGCGGCACTATTTCTGTCCCCGCTGCTGACGGCAATTCCAGCCTGTGCATACGGCCCGAGCCTGATAATTGTAGGCATGCTCATGATAGCACCATGCAAAGATCTGGAACTGGATGACATAAGCGAACTTGTTCCGGCATTCCTTGTAATTATTCTGATGAGCTTTACCTACAATCTGGGCATTGGAATGACTGCCGGATTCATCGCATACCCGCTGATGAAAACCGCAACAGGAAAGTTCGCTGAAATTTCTGCGGGCCTCTGGATTCTATGTGCTCTTTCAATCATATTCTTTCTGGCCTGCCCTCATTGA
- the rsmA gene encoding 16S rRNA (adenine(1518)-N(6)/adenine(1519)-N(6))-dimethyltransferase RsmA encodes MQIRHRAKKSLGQNFLQDANIARKIVDSLRITENDCIIEIGPGQGALTRHIIEASPERVMLIEKDRDLAPALEAEFPEVEVIQEDALKFNWEDLDPAKNWKIIGNLPYNVASKIMWDVAAQSNATCVFMVQHEVGLRITADPGSKKYGGISVWIQSFCRTEYIFKVPPTVFKPMPKVDSAVIKFFPRPAEEKPIDIKGLAKLIKYCFQYRRKQLGKILKSFMSDCVVEWAEKEGRTLKDRPEALSPLQFQSLYKCVKNDFPS; translated from the coding sequence GTGCAGATAAGACACAGGGCAAAAAAAAGTCTCGGGCAGAACTTTTTGCAGGATGCCAATATAGCACGTAAAATTGTAGACAGTCTCAGGATTACGGAAAATGATTGCATTATAGAAATCGGCCCCGGGCAGGGGGCTTTAACCAGACATATTATTGAAGCATCACCGGAAAGAGTCATGCTTATTGAAAAAGACCGTGACCTTGCTCCGGCTTTGGAAGCTGAGTTTCCTGAGGTTGAAGTTATTCAGGAGGATGCACTCAAATTTAACTGGGAGGATCTCGATCCAGCTAAAAACTGGAAAATTATAGGTAACCTCCCTTATAACGTTGCATCGAAAATTATGTGGGATGTTGCGGCCCAGAGTAATGCTACTTGCGTGTTTATGGTTCAGCATGAAGTAGGGCTTCGAATTACAGCTGATCCGGGATCAAAAAAATATGGCGGGATCAGTGTATGGATTCAAAGTTTTTGCCGGACAGAATATATTTTTAAAGTTCCGCCGACCGTTTTTAAGCCGATGCCTAAAGTTGACTCGGCTGTGATAAAATTTTTTCCACGGCCTGCTGAAGAAAAACCTATTGATATTAAGGGGCTTGCAAAGCTCATTAAATACTGTTTTCAGTATAGGAGAAAGCAGCTTGGTAAGATACTGAAATCATTCATGTCTGATTGTGTGGTGGAGTGGGCTGAAAAGGAGGGCAGAACACTCAAAGATCGCCCAGAAGCCTTGTCCCCACTGCAATTTCAGAGTTTGTATAAATGTGTTAAAAATGATTTTCCCTCTTGA